From the Hylaeus volcanicus isolate JK05 chromosome 4, UHH_iyHylVolc1.0_haploid, whole genome shotgun sequence genome, one window contains:
- the LOC128874786 gene encoding ubiquitin carboxyl-terminal hydrolase 1, producing the protein MTVLDTEEDADKRSVPPRKKFCLSLSGRERTISNNVSQAPQTSVKDSLLNREIFTYSTSKMLNGYRNQLNNHQDGSYDVSNSGTEGLRIATLCNLGNTCFLNSVIYTLRFAPSFLHNLHHLATDLSNINDKQLQTKMKSSSLGRTGMSLTSSGSRSWSSKDLLALAGSSGDTGKHRIQIATEKLHELFIALRASEARENSEPYQPDAFLQALRDVNPIFEGNQQQDAHELLVCLLDNIRETFQLLVRHRESQFGQNNGDFSTEHLSDLQSENSNSSKRSICKPRKKKKITTIGSSSCLVQSNLNGVSASSRPFENGHAEFLESNGDISSRRPESKKCFISEDFEGVSLLQTTCLECEHVTERKETFCDICVPIDIDRSNETDEELRSMDSSEVYKRAVVTSELLWGRDKYWCASCLQYNEARRAVCFPSLPRLLILQLKRFSTAAGSMEKINNHMPTPLTLQCFCEECINDQNHGITGGRSESRHVYKLYSVIMHQGATMTAGHYVAYTRLPDESAFAEYFQCDRDSKRQTSAQSSSSTSTNSSSSDKTSGILKYFRSKPSASETKEQLIRVGCRSMDCCGIRRHKHSSIWLECDDEAVHVIPLRELEDKLAPNPRNSATPYLLFYVRSMTSVNTLMQSLHFIGLLGCKL; encoded by the exons gTACAAGCAAAATGTTGAATGGCTATCGTAATCAGCTAAACAATCATCAGGATGGAAGCTACGATGTATCAAATAGTGGTACAGAAGGATTAAGAATAGCTACTTTGTGTAATTTAGGAAACACATGTTTCTTAAACAGTGTGATATATACTTTACGATTTGCACCATCCTTCCTACATAATTTGCACCATTTAGCCACTGATTTGTCTAATATAAACGATAAACAACTTCAAACTAAa ATGAAATCATCATCTTTGGGTAGGACCGGCATGTCCCTTACATCGAGCGGCAGTCGTAGTTGGAGTAGTAAAGATTTGTTAGCTCTGGCTGGGTCTTCTGGAGATACTGGCAAACATAGAATACAAATAGCTACTGAAAAGCTACATGAATTGTTTATAGCATTACGCGCATCCGAAGCAAGAGAAAACAGTGAACCTTATCAGCCAGATGCATTTTTACAAGCTCTTAG agATGTGAATCCTATCTTTGAAGGAAATCAACAGCAAGATGCTCATGAACTCTTGGTATGTTTGCTTGATAACATCAGGGAAACATTTCAATTGTTGGTCAGGCATAGAGAAAGTCAGTTTGGGCAAAATAACGGAGACTTCTCTACAGAACATTTATCAGACTTACAGTCAGAAAATAGTAATTCCAGTAAGAGAAGTATTTGCAAACctagaaagaaaaagaagataacAACAATAGGAAGTTCATCGTGTCTTGTACAGTCGAATTTAAATGGTGTATCCGCATCATCTAGACCATTTGAAAACGGTCACGCCGAATTTTTGGAAAGTAACGGAGACATTAGTAGTCGTAGACCAGAAAGCAAAAAATGCTTTATTTCTGAAGATTTTGAAGGAGTTAGTCTTTTGCAAACCACATGCCTTGAATGTGAACACGttacagaaagaaaagaaacattttgcgATATATGTGTGCCTATCGATATCGACCGATCGAACGAAACAG acGAAGAATTAAGATCAATGGATAGTAGCGAAGTGTATAAACGTGCGGTAGTTACTAGTGAACTTCTTTGGGGTAGAGATAAATATTGGTGCGCTAGTTGTCTTCAATATAACGAAGCGCGAAGAGCTGTATGTTTTCCATCCTTACCAAGACTTCTTATACTGCAGTTGAAAAGATTTTCCACTGCTGCAGG atcaatggaaaaaattaataaccatATGCCGACACCATTAACTTTGCAATGTTTTTGTGAAGAATGTATCAATGATCAAAATCATGGAATCACTGGAGGTAGATCAGAATCTCGACACGTGTACAAACTGTATTCTGTAATTATGCACCAGGGTGCAACAATGACAGCTGGTCATTACGTTGCTTACACCCGTTTACCGGATGAATCAGCATTCGCAGAGTATTTCCAGTGCGATCGAGATAGTAAGCGACAAACTTCTGCTCAGAGTAGTAGCAGTACAAGTACAAACTCATCTTCATCGGACAAAACGTCcggtatattaaaatacttcagAAGTAAACCGAGTGCTAGTGAAACTAAGGAACAATTAATCAGGGTTGGTTGTCGTAGTATGGATTGCTGTGGCATTCGACGTCACAAACATTCTAGTATTTGGTTGGAATGTGATGATGAAGCAGTGCATGTAATTCCATTACGAGAATTGGAAGATAAATTAGCACCGAACCCGCGAAATTCTGCTACACCTTACCTCCTGTTCTATGTGAGGTCTATGAC GTCTGTCAATACGTTGATGCAAAGTCTTCACTTCATCGGTCTTTTGGGTTGTAAGTTATAA